The following is a genomic window from Longimicrobium sp..
CCCGCGGGCGCCTTCCACACCCCCCGCCGCGCGTCGATCCGCCCGTACAGCCCCGCCACGAACCCCGAGGGCGGCACCAGCACCGGCGCGCTCCCCCCCGCCGGGTCCAGCGTGTACAGCCAGGGGAAGTAGACGGCCCCGTACGAGTTGGGGTTGTTCAGCCCGTCGCGGAACGAGATCGCCTCGGCGTACGTGTCGGCGTTGATGTCCATGTCGCCGATGAAGAAGCAGTCGCTGAGCGGCCGCCGCGCGCAGTAGTTCATGGCCCCGTCCACCACCGCCTCCGAGCCGATCCCGGGGATGGCGATGAGGCTCACGTCGCGGATGGTGTCGAGCTGCGTGAGCGCCGCCAGGAAGTCGGAGTCCTGGGGCGTGGCGCCGTCGGAGCCGGCCGCCACCGCGCTCACGGCGCCCGCCACCGTGTCGTCGCCCAGGAAGTAGAAGTCGTCGGCCGCGTTGTCGGCCGGCCGGGTGGGCGCCGCGCCCGAGACCTCGGTGCCGCCGTTGCGCGCGCCCAGGCGCAGCACCCCGGCCGCGTTCACCAGCAGGTTGGCCGCGTCCAGCACCGTCACCCCGGAGGCCGGCGTGCGCGGGCCGCCCGCAGTGATGCGCAGCACGCCGTCGGGCGCCGTGGTGGTGTTGAAGGTGACGGTGGCGCCGCTGTAGCTGGCGGCCGGCGTGGAGTCGCGCAGCGGGGTCAGCGCGCGGATCGCCGCCTGCATCCCCGCGGCGATCGCCGCCGGGTCGCGCAGGTCGGCCGTGGCCAGCGCGGCGGTCAGGTCCACCGCGCGCACGCCGTCGCCGTTGACGTTGATGCGGAACTGCCGCTGGTTGGCGCCCAGCAGCGGGTTGCCGTCCACGTCGATCACGCCGCTCTGGCTGTAGCCGTTCACCTGGTTTGCGTTGGCCAGGTTGGGCCGCACCCGCACGTACGCCGAGCGGCTGTTGACCACCGTGGCCGCGTAGTTGGGCGCGTCGGGGTCCATCCCCAGGTCGGCGAACGACTCCAGCAGCACCCGCTCCGGCGTCTCGCGCCAGACGGACAGGTTGAACTGGTTGGCGGGGTCGGCGGCGGCGGTGCTGTCCACCTCCACCATGATGCGGTTCCCCCACGCCCCGGGCGAGGCGGCCTCGAAGGTCACGGCGTCCGCCGGGGTGCCGCCGGTGTCGCGCACGGTCACGCTGGCCGTGGCCGCCCCCGGCGCCACCCGCGCGATGTAGCACGCCGAGCCGCCGTTGTTGAAGAACTGGTAGACGGCGTGCGCCAGGTAGCGCCCGCCGGTGAGGAACCCGCCGTAGAGGGTCTGGAAGTCGGTGAAGTTGAAGATCTTCACCGCCTGCCCGATGGGCCCGCGCTCGGCCTCGCCGAAGAACGCGGCCGTGGACGTGCCCGCGGCCTCGATCGGCCGCACGCCGCTGGAGACCTCTTCTACGTAAACCCCGGGGGCCGTGAGTGTCGGCATGGTCATCCGCTCCGGTACAGGATTCGACTGCCCGGCCCAGGGCCGGTGCGCGCGGCCGTCCGTCCGCGGGGGCGCTCTCGCGCGCCCGCCGCCGGTCCGGCGGAAGTTCGGGAGGCGCCCGAACGGGCGCCCG
Proteins encoded in this region:
- a CDS encoding phage tail sheath C-terminal domain-containing protein; protein product: MPTLTAPGVYVEEVSSGVRPIEAAGTSTAAFFGEAERGPIGQAVKIFNFTDFQTLYGGFLTGGRYLAHAVYQFFNNGGSACYIARVAPGAATASVTVRDTGGTPADAVTFEAASPGAWGNRIMVEVDSTAAADPANQFNLSVWRETPERVLLESFADLGMDPDAPNYAATVVNSRSAYVRVRPNLANANQVNGYSQSGVIDVDGNPLLGANQRQFRINVNGDGVRAVDLTAALATADLRDPAAIAAGMQAAIRALTPLRDSTPAASYSGATVTFNTTTAPDGVLRITAGGPRTPASGVTVLDAANLLVNAAGVLRLGARNGGTEVSGAAPTRPADNAADDFYFLGDDTVAGAVSAVAAGSDGATPQDSDFLAALTQLDTIRDVSLIAIPGIGSEAVVDGAMNYCARRPLSDCFFIGDMDINADTYAEAISFRDGLNNPNSYGAVYFPWLYTLDPAGGSAPVLVPPSGFVAGLYGRIDARRGVWKAPAGTEAILAGAVGMAATLTDVQHGDLNNHPKSVSVIRRFPTTGIVAWGGRTVSSDPEYKYIPIRRTAIMIRVSIYNGIQWAVFEPNDAPLWASLRLNIGTFMNGLFRRGAFQGGTAAEAYFVKCDAETNPQGDIDLGIVNVLVGFAPLKPAEFVVVRIRQKVGQGG